One genomic segment of Gorilla gorilla gorilla isolate KB3781 chromosome 23, NHGRI_mGorGor1-v2.1_pri, whole genome shotgun sequence includes these proteins:
- the LOC129529433 gene encoding uncharacterized protein, producing the protein MESYKKRELHRCGGLAFHGFARAAAAAAAAAGRAGAAAAAAAGRAAAAVIVVGGGGSVGEVGERGGFSWRIEAGFPPPICKAPGNEGAGVLLQGGPRACPPLATGWAPAEALPPTALRVVLNRTAPCAARSARSPAPRAARQEGGAGQSPPSPGQQGQRRAGAAFPLFTPLPNPKMSALLGSRSLEEGVARDSSLPLPPSLSLSLSLSLSLSLSLSLSLSLSLSLSLSLSLSPPLPSPLGVSSSSASFSFHLYVPRASNTTLPSQSDGHKTSTSRFSAWKRRTCNLDGLECSGEVMAHCSLNLLVSSGSSLLNLPTSWNYRHMPPRSAHF; encoded by the exons ATGGAGAGTTATAAAAAAAGGGAG CTGCACAGGTGCGGGGGTCTCGCTTTCCATGGTTTTGCCcgggcagcggcggcggcggcggcggcggcagggcGGGcaggcgcggcggcggcggcggcagcaggacGAGCAGCGGCGGCGGTTATTGTTGTTGGTGGCGGGGGTAGTGTTGGCGAAGTGGgggagagagggggtttctcctgGAGAATCGAGGCGGGTTTCCCTCCCCCTATCTGCAAAGCTCCTGGAAACGAGGGAGCCGGCGTCTTGCTGCAGGGTGGGCCGCGCGCCTGCCCCCCACTCGCTACCGGCTGGGCCCCCGCGGAGGCGCTCCCACCTACTGCATTACGGGTGGTGCTGAACCGGACAGCTCCCTGCGCCGCCCGCTCCGCGCGCTCCCCGGCTCCCAGGGCCGCCCGCCAGGAGGGGGGCGCGGGCCAGAGTCCTCCCTCCCCGGGGCAGCAAGGCCAGCGCAGAGCGGGGGCCGCCTTTCCTCTTTTTACCCCTCTCCCAAATCCTAAAATGAGCGCTCTCCTGGGCTCCCGGAGCTTAGAGGAAGGCGTAGCTAGAGAtagctctctccctctccctccctctctctctctctctctctctctctctctctctctctctctctctctctctctctctctctctctctctctctctctctctctctctctctctctctctccccctcttccctcccccctTGGTGTTtcttccagctcagcctccttcTCATTCCATCTCTACGTGCCCAGAGCTTCAAATACAACCCTCCCATCACAGTCAGACGGGCACAAAACTTCAACCAGCCGTTTCTCTGCCTGGAAGCGGCGAACATGTAACCTGGACGG actggagtgcagcggcgaggtcatggctcactgcagcctcaaccttctagtGTCAAGTGGATCCTCCCTTCTCAACCTACCaactagctggaactacaggcacatgccaccacgctcggctcatttttaa